One window of the Kallotenue papyrolyticum genome contains the following:
- a CDS encoding metallopeptidase TldD-related protein, translating into MSYIDDLQTVFGRVDDIIDYRISLSERRGISLGIRDNDVGSVYSPFAYGHTTGGNFLVQWRDGRLSRGNLDGNSLANIEQVLQVARQAAYDDPDAAQFLGPQTVHEVPLWSADIPPLFQERSSVLFEVVARLQAIAGRYTARTLNGGVGASLGRHWLRTSRGLALETPSTSFGCSAVFDGLIGESLAQRTLPAMEAIDAQLAGAGEYLRALRQSAPALPRAQRLVVLHPRVAYSLWSFFVWGNLNGAAIFHGQSPFRIEDFHAQRQVFADDLTVRVDPWQPLGIASFRYTAEGLPSQPTVYIEHGHLRQPILDLKYARRLGLPPTTPPGGAESVLFETERVTEWSALRATLDQALLVLGVLGLHTQDRSSGNFSLATSQALLVRDGEFVGRARATLAGNFFDLLRDPLLRWVRFANQHSPGLALMLPLAIESDAR; encoded by the coding sequence ATGAGCTACATCGATGACCTTCAAACCGTATTTGGGCGGGTTGACGATATCATTGATTATCGGATCAGCCTCAGCGAACGGCGCGGCATCAGTCTCGGCATTCGCGACAACGATGTCGGGAGCGTGTACAGTCCCTTCGCCTATGGTCATACCACCGGCGGGAACTTTCTGGTGCAGTGGCGCGATGGCCGGCTGAGCCGCGGCAATCTGGATGGCAACAGCCTGGCGAACATCGAACAGGTGCTGCAGGTCGCGCGGCAGGCCGCCTACGATGATCCCGACGCGGCGCAGTTTCTCGGCCCGCAGACGGTGCATGAGGTGCCGCTGTGGAGTGCAGACATTCCTCCCCTATTCCAGGAGCGCAGCAGCGTGCTGTTCGAAGTTGTCGCGCGGCTGCAGGCCATCGCCGGGCGTTACACGGCGCGCACGCTCAACGGCGGGGTTGGCGCCAGCCTGGGCAGGCACTGGCTGCGCACCTCGCGGGGCCTGGCGCTGGAGACACCCAGCACCAGTTTCGGCTGTTCCGCCGTCTTCGACGGGCTGATTGGCGAGAGCCTGGCCCAACGTACGCTACCGGCCATGGAAGCCATCGACGCGCAGCTCGCGGGCGCGGGCGAGTATCTGCGCGCGCTGCGGCAATCAGCGCCCGCCCTGCCACGGGCACAACGCCTGGTAGTGCTCCATCCGCGCGTAGCTTACAGCCTGTGGAGCTTTTTTGTCTGGGGCAACCTCAACGGCGCGGCCATCTTCCACGGCCAATCGCCCTTCCGCATCGAGGACTTCCACGCGCAGCGGCAGGTGTTTGCTGACGATCTGACCGTACGCGTTGATCCCTGGCAGCCGCTGGGCATTGCCTCGTTCCGCTATACCGCTGAGGGCCTTCCCAGCCAGCCGACGGTGTACATCGAGCATGGCCACCTCAGGCAGCCGATCCTCGATCTGAAGTACGCGCGGCGCCTAGGGCTGCCGCCAACCACGCCGCCGGGAGGCGCAGAGAGTGTGCTGTTCGAAACCGAACGCGTCACCGAATGGAGCGCGCTGCGCGCGACGCTGGATCAGGCGCTGCTGGTGCTGGGCGTGCTCGGCCTGCATACACAGGATCGCAGCAGCGGCAATTTCTCGCTGGCCACCTCGCAGGCGCTGCTGGTGCGCGACGGCGAGTTCGTTGGGCGCGCCAGAGCCACGCTCGCCGGCAACTTTTTCGATCTGCTCCGTGACCCATTGTTGCGCTGGGTTCGCTTTGCCAATCAGCACAGCCCTGGCCTAGCGCTGATGCTGCCGCTGGCGATCGAAAGCGACGCGCGCTGA
- a CDS encoding TldD/PmbA family protein, which yields MRHTLLNEHDDLLAHLLDEAQRQQVYVIARLQRVAGRSVTAVNGRVEGVTATLTEGLGMHVFDREGHTAFAATDRLTPTDTEEALRAAIAGLRAAAAAGLERNPAIFEVEPLHAEVVPPGVEPIDALSLEQVQGLVEALNHETRRLGHALSVRTLFHIDRETWRIVRSDGTDVRYLLPHGYCVNSITARQHGATHTVNASLARTGYSVLREERTRLMARTVTAAETAQRLIGAPRYPAGAYPIVMDYAMAKGLAHEAFGHAAETDGLRSSILGRDGVFRRGERLAAPGVTIIDEPLVGDHAYQPFSPNGLPRTSTTIMRDGVLEEALADLFSAQRAGTRVIDAARAQHYGAVPVPRMTNIRIELPQAYELSGDFEEQTPERVRAALINAGLLRAGQPVIYLAGYKGGQVSTARGDFVFNCAALWELSVEDVRLFQPAIFSGQTEAALQAIRAGFGPLQLDAMGFCGKAGQSVPSSGGSHYFLYLEPHPAVRVGGR from the coding sequence ATGAGGCACACACTGCTCAACGAACACGACGATCTCCTCGCCCATCTGCTGGATGAGGCACAGCGCCAACAGGTGTATGTCATCGCTCGCCTGCAACGCGTTGCCGGTCGGAGCGTGACGGCGGTTAATGGACGGGTCGAGGGCGTAACCGCTACGCTGACCGAAGGGCTGGGCATGCATGTCTTCGATCGCGAGGGGCATACCGCCTTCGCTGCCACCGATCGCCTCACTCCAACGGACACCGAAGAGGCACTACGCGCGGCGATCGCCGGCCTGCGCGCCGCCGCGGCTGCCGGCCTGGAGCGCAACCCGGCGATCTTCGAGGTCGAGCCTTTGCACGCAGAGGTTGTGCCGCCCGGGGTCGAGCCGATCGATGCGCTGAGCTTGGAGCAGGTCCAAGGGCTGGTCGAAGCGCTCAATCACGAGACGCGACGCCTGGGACACGCGCTCAGCGTACGCACCTTATTCCATATCGATCGCGAGACATGGCGGATTGTGCGCTCGGACGGGACGGATGTACGCTACCTGCTGCCACATGGCTACTGTGTCAATAGCATTACCGCGCGGCAGCACGGCGCAACGCATACCGTCAATGCATCGCTAGCGCGCACCGGCTACAGCGTGCTCCGTGAAGAGCGCACCCGCCTCATGGCCCGCACCGTCACTGCCGCCGAGACGGCGCAACGCCTTATCGGCGCGCCGCGCTATCCGGCGGGCGCGTATCCGATCGTCATGGATTACGCCATGGCCAAGGGGTTGGCGCATGAAGCCTTCGGCCATGCGGCCGAAACCGACGGGCTGCGCAGCTCGATCCTGGGTCGCGATGGCGTGTTTCGGCGTGGCGAGCGCCTGGCCGCGCCTGGCGTGACGATCATCGACGAGCCACTCGTCGGTGATCACGCCTATCAGCCGTTCTCGCCCAACGGCCTGCCACGCACATCGACGACCATCATGCGCGATGGGGTCCTGGAAGAGGCGCTAGCAGATCTGTTTTCGGCACAGCGGGCTGGTACGCGCGTGATCGATGCTGCGCGCGCGCAGCACTACGGCGCCGTGCCCGTGCCGCGCATGACCAATATCCGTATCGAACTACCCCAAGCCTACGAGCTGAGCGGCGACTTCGAGGAACAGACCCCGGAGCGAGTGCGCGCTGCGCTGATCAATGCCGGCCTACTGCGCGCCGGACAACCGGTGATCTACCTGGCTGGTTACAAGGGCGGCCAGGTCAGCACGGCACGCGGCGATTTCGTCTTCAACTGCGCTGCGCTGTGGGAACTGAGCGTTGAGGATGTGCGTCTGTTCCAACCGGCGATCTTCAGCGGCCAGACCGAGGCTGCGCTCCAGGCGATCCGCGCCGGCTTCGGGCCACTACAGCTCGACGCGATGGGCTTCTGCGGTAAAGCCGGGCAATCCGTGCCTTCCTCCGGCGGCTCGCACTACTTCCTCTACCTGGAGCCGCATCCCGCCGTGCGCGTAGGCGGCAGGTGA
- a CDS encoding alpha/beta hydrolase family protein — protein sequence MAIRILAWFWLLAGLAACASPLAEAPTITPTARTRPALTPVSASTGTPAATTTRTPLPTDMPQPTATSAPTATAPPTATPDPFAQYAPYTIEGLRQRWARGEFGTEGPIEIVRVLEETPNFTRYLFAYRGDGLRLTGMINRPHGAGPFPVVILNHGYYPLDVYQTGNGTQLAADYLANRGFLTLSPDFRSHAGSDDAPNLFRAGHVIDVLHLIPLAQQLPEAQPGKIGMWGHSNGGAITAKAMVVSDQIGAALIYAPASLNIAEDYRFRAERWAQRRNQPPGRRSGVIDRLEIEFPVTPDQAPELYRRLSPLPYLQHANLPVQIHWGTADETVPRAWPEALYQGLVAAGQAVEWFEYPGQPHSFRGAANQLYLQRMAAFFQRALGGD from the coding sequence ATGGCGATCCGCATTCTGGCATGGTTCTGGCTGCTGGCCGGGCTTGCCGCGTGCGCTTCCCCGCTGGCAGAAGCGCCGACCATCACGCCTACCGCACGGACACGCCCAGCGCTGACGCCGGTCAGCGCCTCGACCGGCACGCCGGCGGCCACCACGACGCGCACGCCGTTGCCGACCGACATGCCACAGCCCACTGCTACGTCCGCACCCACCGCTACCGCGCCGCCCACCGCCACGCCCGATCCTTTTGCCCAGTATGCGCCCTACACCATCGAGGGCCTGCGTCAGCGTTGGGCGCGAGGCGAGTTCGGCACGGAAGGCCCGATCGAGATCGTGCGCGTGCTGGAAGAGACGCCCAACTTCACGCGCTACCTCTTCGCCTACCGCGGCGATGGGCTACGCCTCACCGGCATGATCAACCGTCCCCATGGCGCCGGACCGTTTCCGGTGGTGATCCTCAACCATGGCTACTACCCGCTGGATGTCTATCAGACCGGCAACGGCACGCAACTGGCCGCCGACTATCTGGCCAATCGCGGCTTTTTAACGCTCTCGCCTGATTTTCGTTCACATGCGGGATCGGACGACGCGCCCAATCTGTTTCGCGCCGGCCACGTGATCGATGTCCTGCACCTGATCCCGCTGGCACAGCAGCTCCCCGAAGCACAGCCCGGCAAGATCGGCATGTGGGGGCATAGCAATGGTGGCGCCATTACCGCCAAGGCTATGGTGGTCAGCGATCAGATCGGCGCGGCACTGATCTACGCGCCGGCCTCGCTCAACATCGCCGAAGACTACCGGTTCCGCGCCGAACGCTGGGCACAGCGCCGTAACCAACCGCCCGGACGACGCAGCGGGGTGATCGATCGGCTGGAGATCGAATTTCCGGTCACGCCCGATCAGGCACCCGAGCTCTACCGCCGCCTCTCGCCGCTGCCCTACCTGCAGCATGCCAACCTGCCGGTGCAGATCCACTGGGGCACGGCCGATGAAACCGTGCCGCGCGCCTGGCCCGAAGCACTGTACCAGGGGTTGGTTGCCGCCGGCCAAGCGGTGGAATGGTTTGAGTATCCCGGCCAGCCGCACTCGTTCCGCGGCGCGGCCAATCAGCTCTACCTGCAGCGCATGGCCGCGTTCTTCCAGCGCGCCCTGGGTGGAGACTAG
- a CDS encoding serine hydrolase gives MSQVGCLQIAYRLSAWQAPPYAYIEDFYLAPHIRGRGVGPKLLTMPCDLPQPLRRPRARWPHALLLGGVLLSAGACSAPAASPLAEQAVPPVPGSPTVAPTPAASPAPARAMPSRSPAPSSATPYAMSTASPTVTRAPSATPTPTQQALQPFEAALAARLQQILDETVANGQIPGAIVSVAIRGYEPWNGASGVADRQPGRPLTPETNLRIASISKIFTAIVVLQLVEEGALALDDPLAAYLPGLVPNAEAIRVHDLLQHTTGLYDYLEDRAYVVQAYRDPQRTFAPQELVAYATQFPPAFAPGTPGNWDYSSTNYVILGMLVERLTGNPLGDEMRRRIFTPLALEHTFFAPDPAIPLTAARGYGQNADQTNVVMSFAFATANLVSTPDDVRRFIDALLGGQLLQPATPQSMLTIVNGKGQYNMPELEYGLGSMRHRLPIGPAPDGQPRPAEASRVVEHIGGFGGFRSAERHARPQHHRGAGRQPGRHRPEYPGNARL, from the coding sequence ATGAGCCAGGTCGGCTGCCTGCAGATCGCCTACCGGCTCTCGGCGTGGCAGGCCCCGCCCTACGCCTACATCGAGGATTTTTACCTCGCGCCGCACATACGCGGCCGCGGTGTCGGCCCCAAACTGCTGACTATGCCCTGCGACCTTCCGCAACCGTTACGCCGACCACGCGCACGCTGGCCGCACGCCCTGCTGCTCGGCGGCGTGTTGCTGAGCGCCGGCGCCTGCAGCGCGCCCGCCGCCTCACCCCTCGCCGAGCAGGCCGTGCCGCCCGTTCCCGGATCGCCTACAGTCGCGCCGACACCGGCCGCCAGCCCGGCACCGGCGCGCGCCATGCCCAGCCGCAGCCCGGCGCCGTCAAGCGCCACGCCTTATGCCATGTCCACCGCTAGCCCAACCGTCACCCGCGCGCCAAGCGCTACTCCGACGCCGACGCAGCAAGCCCTGCAACCGTTCGAGGCCGCGCTGGCAGCCCGACTCCAACAGATTCTGGACGAAACGGTCGCCAACGGACAGATCCCCGGCGCGATCGTCTCGGTCGCGATCCGGGGCTACGAGCCCTGGAACGGCGCCAGCGGCGTTGCCGACCGCCAGCCGGGCCGCCCGCTGACACCGGAGACCAACCTCCGCATCGCCAGCATCAGCAAAATCTTCACCGCCATCGTGGTGCTGCAGCTCGTCGAGGAGGGCGCGCTGGCGCTGGACGATCCGCTGGCGGCTTACCTACCCGGCCTGGTGCCCAACGCCGAGGCGATCCGCGTGCATGACCTGTTGCAGCACACCACCGGCCTGTACGACTACCTGGAAGACCGCGCCTATGTGGTGCAGGCCTACCGCGATCCACAGCGCACGTTTGCTCCTCAGGAGCTGGTCGCGTACGCCACGCAGTTTCCGCCGGCCTTTGCGCCGGGCACGCCGGGCAACTGGGACTACTCCAGCACGAACTACGTGATCCTGGGCATGCTCGTGGAGCGCCTCACCGGCAATCCGCTCGGCGACGAGATGCGTCGGCGCATCTTCACGCCACTGGCACTGGAACACACCTTTTTCGCGCCCGATCCGGCTATTCCGCTCACCGCCGCGCGCGGCTATGGCCAGAACGCCGATCAAACCAACGTGGTCATGAGCTTCGCCTTTGCCACCGCCAACCTGGTCTCGACGCCCGATGATGTGCGGCGCTTCATCGATGCGCTGCTGGGCGGCCAGCTGCTCCAGCCGGCTACGCCGCAAAGCATGCTCACCATCGTGAACGGCAAGGGGCAGTACAATATGCCTGAGCTGGAGTACGGCCTGGGCAGCATGCGCCACCGGCTGCCGATCGGTCCCGCGCCGGATGGTCAGCCGCGACCCGCCGAAGCCAGCCGCGTGGTCGAGCACATCGGCGGCTTTGGCGGCTTCCGCTCGGCAGAGCGCCACGCCCGACCGCAGCATCATCGTGGCGCTGGGCGTCAACCGGGCCGCCACCGACCCGAATACCCTGGCAACGCGCGTCTATGA
- a CDS encoding universal stress protein: MYRGILVPLDGSAFSEQALPVALRLAAASRAAVHLVHVDVIYPILYVEGLPVIDTELRTLSQAHTHAYMEGVAERARAAHPDLTITVQILMPPIVPSLAEYAETHAIDLVVMTTHGRGGLSRTWLGSVADGLVRRCTVPLLLLRPRPDESPSEADPFTQILIPLDGSPLAEQILEPALALGRLTGARFTLLRVVPPFTARHFLPDSRAREVQDEINRQREAEAHTYLQGVAERLRMEGWTVATQIVRADNIAGAILEAARHDTSTIALTTHGYSGLTRWLLGSIADKVMRSAETPVLLYRPSAAKEAA, encoded by the coding sequence ATGTATCGCGGGATCCTTGTACCACTCGATGGATCAGCCTTTAGTGAGCAGGCACTCCCAGTTGCCTTACGCTTGGCCGCTGCCAGCCGCGCAGCCGTACATCTGGTACATGTAGACGTGATCTACCCGATCCTCTATGTCGAAGGGCTGCCGGTGATCGATACGGAGCTGCGGACATTGAGTCAGGCGCATACGCATGCTTATATGGAGGGTGTGGCTGAACGCGCGCGCGCCGCCCACCCAGATCTGACGATCACCGTACAGATCCTGATGCCACCGATTGTGCCTAGCCTAGCCGAGTATGCCGAAACGCATGCGATCGACCTGGTGGTGATGACAACTCACGGACGAGGTGGGCTAAGCCGCACTTGGCTGGGTAGCGTGGCTGACGGACTGGTGCGGCGTTGTACAGTGCCACTCTTGCTCCTCCGCCCACGGCCGGATGAGTCACCATCAGAGGCAGATCCTTTCACGCAGATCCTGATCCCACTGGATGGATCGCCACTGGCCGAGCAAATACTAGAGCCGGCGCTTGCCCTTGGTCGCCTGACCGGTGCGCGCTTTACGCTACTGCGGGTGGTCCCTCCCTTTACTGCTCGGCACTTCCTGCCAGATAGTAGAGCGCGAGAGGTTCAGGACGAGATTAACCGACAGCGCGAGGCAGAAGCACACACCTATCTCCAAGGTGTCGCTGAACGACTGCGTATGGAAGGTTGGACAGTAGCCACGCAGATTGTGCGCGCCGACAACATCGCTGGCGCAATCCTTGAAGCTGCACGTCATGACACAAGCACGATTGCGCTCACAACGCATGGGTACAGCGGCCTAACGCGCTGGCTACTTGGTAGCATCGCCGATAAAGTGATGCGCAGTGCGGAAACGCCAGTGCTCCTCTACCGGCCATCCGCAGCCAAAGAGGCAGCATGA